In Miniphocaeibacter halophilus, the following proteins share a genomic window:
- the licT gene encoding BglG family transcription antiterminator LicT, which translates to MRISKILNNNAVISKDKNNNEIVVMGKGLAFKKRVDDFLDDNQIEKTYIFSPENTKEIIKLFSSIPDVYIEITSNIISLAETTLNKNLSKNLYISLTDHIYSAVSRFEEGISFTNPLLWDIKRFYINEYEVALEALNIINEKINIELPEDEAGFIALHIVNSQLEQNENAVYEITNIMQEILKIVRLHFGIDFDEDSINYYRFITHLKFFAQRILNKNAYEDDKVDDLYLIIKNNYPESYSAVEKIREFIKSKYKYTLNNEEELYLTIHIEKVVNKK; encoded by the coding sequence ATGAGAATAAGTAAAATTTTAAACAATAACGCCGTTATTTCAAAAGATAAAAACAACAATGAAATAGTTGTTATGGGAAAAGGGTTAGCCTTTAAAAAAAGAGTAGATGATTTTCTTGATGACAATCAAATAGAAAAAACTTATATTTTTTCACCGGAAAATACAAAGGAAATTATAAAACTATTTTCCAGTATACCCGATGTTTATATTGAAATAACATCAAATATCATAAGTTTAGCAGAAACAACTTTAAATAAAAACTTAAGTAAAAATTTATATATTTCTTTAACAGATCATATTTATAGTGCTGTTTCCCGCTTTGAAGAAGGAATTTCTTTTACAAACCCCCTTCTTTGGGATATAAAAAGATTTTATATAAATGAATATGAAGTAGCTTTAGAAGCTTTAAATATAATTAATGAAAAAATAAACATAGAACTTCCTGAAGATGAAGCCGGTTTTATTGCATTACATATTGTAAATTCACAACTTGAGCAAAATGAAAATGCTGTATATGAAATAACTAATATTATGCAGGAAATTCTAAAGATAGTAAGGCTTCATTTTGGAATAGATTTTGATGAAGATTCTATAAATTATTATAGGTTTATAACTCATTTAAAATTTTTTGCTCAGAGAATTTTAAATAAAAATGCTTATGAGGATGATAAGGTCGACGATTTATATCTTATTATAAAAAACAATTATCCGGAATCTTACAGCGCTGTTGAAAAAATTAGGGAATTTATTAAGAGTAAATATAAATATACTCTCAATAATGAAGAAGAGTTGTATTTAACTATTCATATTGAAAAAGTAGTAAATAAAAAATAG
- a CDS encoding beta-glucoside-specific PTS transporter subunit IIABC — protein MKDYSELAKFIIENVGGKDNISTVSHCITRLRFKLKDESKANTDALSNKEGIVKVMQSGGQYQVVIGNEVADVYKEVNKIGGFSDDDQGQDDNSKGPFAKLIDIISGVIAPTLGVLAATGLLKGLLTLALFFELLSDKSGTYLILYSIADSVFYFLPAFLGYLSFKKFGGNPLIGLTIGLIFCYPNIVGMDPSNLAESSPLLTLFKGTFFESNVYHRFLGIPVIMMGYTSSVVPIIVTSYFGAKLENFFQKTIPAVLKMFLVPLLTLIIIVPLAFLLIGPITTWLAQLIGAAIGFVYNLSPVIAGILIGGLWQVLVIFGLHWSIVPIALYNLTAQGFDQFMSPYFAGTFAQIAVVLAIVLKTKDKKLKQLGVPAFVTGIFGITEPAIYGITLPKKKPFIISCIGAAVGGGIIGFFRVTSYTFGAIGIFGFTTYINTNTGDMISVLHAAIGVVVAMVVSFVLTFITYKDDEEEIEGKDGVIKKDNNLVEDIKLYSPLNGEVIAIENVADEAFSSKALGNGVAVIPTEGKLYAPCDGTIATLFPTGHALGILSDDGAEVLIHIGMDTVQLEGKYFTIRTKNEKYVKKGELLIEFDIEKIKEAGFDITTPIVVTNSADYLDVVQMKDRYVEHGEEIIKIIR, from the coding sequence ATGAAAGATTATTCAGAATTAGCTAAGTTTATAATTGAAAATGTCGGTGGCAAAGACAATATTTCAACTGTAAGTCATTGTATAACAAGACTTAGATTTAAGCTAAAAGACGAAAGTAAAGCAAATACTGATGCTCTATCCAACAAGGAAGGCATAGTAAAGGTAATGCAAAGTGGAGGCCAGTATCAGGTTGTTATTGGCAACGAAGTAGCAGATGTTTACAAAGAAGTAAACAAAATTGGCGGTTTTTCAGATGATGATCAAGGACAGGATGACAACTCCAAAGGACCATTTGCAAAATTAATTGATATAATATCCGGAGTAATAGCTCCAACTTTAGGGGTTTTAGCAGCTACTGGTCTTTTAAAGGGTTTATTGACTTTAGCATTGTTTTTCGAACTTCTTTCTGATAAATCCGGAACCTACTTAATATTATATTCTATTGCGGATTCAGTATTTTATTTCCTACCAGCATTTTTAGGATATTTATCCTTTAAAAAATTTGGTGGAAACCCTTTAATTGGACTTACTATAGGACTTATATTCTGTTATCCTAACATAGTTGGAATGGACCCTTCAAATTTGGCAGAGTCATCTCCATTACTAACACTTTTTAAAGGTACTTTTTTTGAATCAAATGTCTACCATAGATTTTTAGGTATACCGGTAATAATGATGGGCTACACCTCAAGTGTTGTTCCTATTATAGTAACCTCATATTTTGGAGCAAAGCTTGAAAATTTCTTCCAGAAAACAATACCTGCCGTACTTAAAATGTTTTTAGTTCCACTATTAACTTTAATAATAATAGTTCCATTAGCATTTTTACTAATTGGTCCTATAACTACATGGTTAGCACAATTAATAGGAGCTGCAATAGGATTTGTTTATAATTTAAGCCCTGTAATAGCTGGAATATTAATTGGTGGTTTATGGCAAGTTCTTGTAATCTTCGGTTTACATTGGAGTATTGTACCTATAGCCTTATACAATTTAACAGCTCAAGGTTTTGACCAATTTATGTCACCTTATTTCGCTGGTACTTTTGCACAAATTGCAGTAGTTTTAGCAATAGTATTAAAAACTAAGGACAAAAAACTTAAACAACTTGGAGTTCCTGCCTTTGTAACAGGAATTTTCGGAATAACAGAACCAGCTATTTACGGGATAACTCTACCTAAGAAAAAACCTTTCATTATATCCTGTATAGGTGCTGCAGTCGGTGGAGGAATAATTGGATTTTTCAGAGTTACTTCCTATACCTTTGGAGCAATTGGTATATTTGGTTTTACAACCTATATAAACACTAATACCGGAGATATGATTTCTGTTCTTCACGCAGCTATAGGTGTTGTAGTAGCAATGGTAGTTTCCTTTGTATTAACATTTATAACTTATAAGGATGATGAAGAAGAAATAGAAGGTAAAGACGGTGTAATAAAAAAAGACAATAACTTAGTAGAAGATATAAAATTATATTCTCCTTTAAATGGTGAAGTTATTGCTATTGAAAATGTTGCAGATGAAGCTTTTTCCAGTAAAGCCTTAGGTAATGGAGTTGCTGTAATTCCTACTGAAGGAAAATTATATGCACCTTGTGATGGTACAATAGCAACCTTATTCCCAACTGGCCACGCTTTAGGTATTTTATCTGATGATGGTGCTGAAGTTCTAATTCATATTGGAATGGATACAGTTCAACTTGAGGGAAAATACTTTACTATAAGAACTAAAAATGAAAAATATGTAAAAAAAGGTGAATTACTAATTGAATTTGATATAGAAAAAATAAAGGAAGCCGGTTTTGATATTACAACTCCAATAGTTGTGACAAATTCTGCAGACTATTTAGATGTTGTACAAATGAAAGACCGTTATGTTGAACATGGCGAAGAAATTATAAAAATTATTAGATAA